DNA sequence from the Sulfurimonas sp. HSL3-7 genome:
AGGATGGTCAGCCCGCTGCCGAGGGTGAAGAGCGCCGCCAAAAAGATGAGGAAGTCGGCGCTGAAGGCGGCAGGGATGAAAAGCAGGGCACCGACGGCCATGATGCCCAGGCCGATCGCCATCCCCTTTTTATAGCCTGTTTTGGTCAGAATAAAGGACATCGGGTAGGCCATCGTTGTGTAGGCGATGTAGAAGGCGAAGGTGACAAAAAGGGCCTGGAAGTCGTTAAGGTCGCAGATGACCTTCAGAAAGGGGATCAGCGAGCCGTTAAGCCAGGTGACAAAACCGAAGATAAAGAAGAGGGTGCCGATGATCAGCATCGGAATCAGGCTGGATTGTTTTACGTCTGCAGGCATGTGTTCTCACTTCATTGTTGATTTCAGGTAGTGTGCCACGGCATCCTCGTCGTTGCTGTGTGGCAGGACGGTCTTGGCGACGGCCTTGGTCTCTGCGAGCGCGTTGGCCACCGCTGCCGACATCCCGGCAAGCCTGAACATCCCGATATCGTTGATGCTGTCGCCGAAAACGGTGACATCCTCGAGCGGACGGCCGAGAACGTCGCACACCTTTTTGAGGGCATGGGCCTTGTCGCCGAGGGGGTGAAGGATGGTGAGGAAGTAGTCGCCGGTGTAGTTCTCCGGAGAGAGTTTGAAGTGGAAGGTGTCACCGTAGATCCCTTTTAGGTGTTCGGTCAGGGCGACCAGCCGCTCTTTTGAGGCCATATAGACCACCTTGAAGGTCCGCTCTTTGGCAACGATATGGTCAAACTCCCTCAGACTGATATCGTCCCTGTAGTTGAGAAGCACCTTCTCCTGCGTGGGTGTTTTTGTGCGGGGAAAGTCGAAGCTCTCGTCGAGGTTGTCGTTTTTGAGGCCGATGACAAAGGGGTGGATGTTGTCGAAGCGGATCGCTTCGGCGATGAGATCGTTCGCAGCGGCGGTGTCGATAAACTTGGCGTCAATGATCTTTCGTTCGGGTGTCGCGATCAGCGTGCCGTCAAGCAGGATCATCGGGGCGTTGAAGGTCAGGCCGGGAAGGTATTTCATGGCGGCGTAGAAACTTCTGGCGGTGGCGATGGAAAGGGTGGACTCCTTCGCTTTGGCGTTCCAGATCTTTCGGGTAAAGTCGCTGACGCTCAGGTCGCTTCTTAAGAAGGTGTGGTCGAGGTCGGTGATGTAGACCTTGTTCATCATTTTTCCAAATTACTGCGCCGCATTGAGAGCCAGCTGGCCCATCTTTTTGAGCTTCTCCAGCATGTCTTCGCCGGCCTCAAGTGTTTGTTTCAGTTCGTTCAGGAAGTACTCTTTTGTCCTCTCGTCCGCCATGTTGAACGTGTAGAGGACCCATTCGATGTTGAGCGGGATGGCTTCACCCTCTTTCTGTAGTACAAAACTGCGATAGAGGTTGATATCGCTTTGTGAAAGCAGTGCAAGCGTTTGTCTGTAAAAATCATTGACCTCATAATCGATAAGCGATTCAAGCTCCTCTGCCGGAATGCTGGCATCAATCTCTTCCATGCCCCTTTGGCCGACAATGAGTGCATTGCCGAGTATGAGCTGTTCGCCGAGGAAAAAAGGCTCTTTTTTCTGTGAAAGTGCATTGGCATCACTGTAGATGATGTGCTGATTGAGCGTAGGGAGTTCGTCAATGAGTATGGAGTTGAAAAAACTGTAGACCGTGTTGGCCTTCATCTCGATCTCGATCGCTTCGATCTCTTTTGTCTCGGGGTTGATTGTCAGTGCTTTCAAGTGATGCCGTCCTCTGTAAAAAGTAGTAGTGAATCATAGCACAGGCTCACCACCAAAGCCCATTAGAACTGCCTTGAAGCCGTTGAAGATGAGCATAAATTATAAAATAGGTATAATAATTTCACATAAACCGGGGTATGAGACCCGTAAACAGGAATGATATGGAAGCGATATATGCGATGATAGGTGCCGTTAACGGTTTTGTCTGGGGGCCGGTGATGCTGGTGCTCATCCTTGGGACCGGGCTCTATCTCTCTTTGGGGCTTCATTTTCTACCTGTACGTTTGATCCCTGAGGGGTTTAGACTCATCTGGCAGGGGCGAAAAGAGGAGAGGGATGAGGGCGAGATATCGCCGTTCAATGCCCTGATGACCTCGCTCTCGGCGACGATAGGAACCGGTAATATCGCCGGTGTCGCAACCGCGATCTTCATGGGCGGTCCGGGTGCGATGTTCTGGATGTGGGTGGCCGCGCTGCTGGGAATGGCGACCAAGTACGCCGAAGCTGTACTGGCGGTCAACTATCGTGAAGTCGATGAAAAGGGCAACCACGTCGGCGGCCCGATGTTCTATATCAAGAACGGTCTGGGCGAAAAGTGGAAATGGCTGGGCGTTCTTTTTGCAGTGTTTGCATCGGTCGCCGGGTTCGGCATCGGAAACACTATTCAGGCTAACTCCGTCTCAGATGTCATGGAGTCCTCATTCGGAATCCCTGAACTTTATACCGGCA
Encoded proteins:
- a CDS encoding HAD-IIB family hydrolase; its protein translation is MMNKVYITDLDHTFLRSDLSVSDFTRKIWNAKAKESTLSIATARSFYAAMKYLPGLTFNAPMILLDGTLIATPERKIIDAKFIDTAAANDLIAEAIRFDNIHPFVIGLKNDNLDESFDFPRTKTPTQEKVLLNYRDDISLREFDHIVAKERTFKVVYMASKERLVALTEHLKGIYGDTFHFKLSPENYTGDYFLTILHPLGDKAHALKKVCDVLGRPLEDVTVFGDSINDIGMFRLAGMSAAVANALAETKAVAKTVLPHSNDEDAVAHYLKSTMK